Proteins from a genomic interval of Rhodococcus rhodochrous:
- a CDS encoding DUF5995 family protein produces MKHFARGRTAITVGAAVLATLLAAPTGSAAPVPADPGPSHCVSAAPQAEIVALTDPAGIDTFDDARTRIAALRDLLTRSDDYRGTFVLAFDEILELTGPTLDSGIYDDPEWASALAVEVVRLYLANLHEYVTGGSPAAHWADALALTEQCDRSPGRVLLGAIVAHLVIDFPEALVTIGSTPGHTRDFYTFGEALVDAAPMIVEEFEVVYGVDLGPFFTGWFVGDLVGDTETTTFMFQSARTAAWINNFGLQNPATHDITRVEMNVAVEAATVVLDGLEQGRIV; encoded by the coding sequence ATGAAACATTTCGCCCGAGGCCGTACGGCGATCACGGTAGGTGCCGCAGTCCTGGCGACCCTGCTCGCCGCACCGACCGGATCGGCCGCGCCGGTGCCGGCCGATCCGGGACCGTCCCACTGCGTATCCGCCGCTCCCCAGGCCGAGATCGTCGCGCTGACCGATCCTGCGGGAATCGACACCTTCGACGACGCCCGCACCCGGATCGCCGCGCTGCGCGACCTCCTCACCCGCAGCGACGACTATCGCGGCACGTTCGTCCTCGCCTTCGACGAGATCCTCGAACTCACCGGCCCGACCCTCGACTCCGGGATCTACGACGATCCGGAATGGGCGTCCGCGCTTGCCGTCGAAGTGGTGCGTCTCTACCTGGCGAATCTGCACGAGTACGTGACCGGCGGGTCGCCGGCGGCGCACTGGGCGGACGCGCTCGCGCTCACCGAACAGTGCGACCGCAGCCCCGGTCGCGTGTTGCTCGGCGCGATCGTCGCGCACCTGGTGATCGACTTTCCGGAAGCGCTCGTGACCATCGGATCGACGCCTGGGCACACGCGCGATTTCTACACCTTCGGTGAAGCACTCGTCGATGCTGCGCCCATGATCGTCGAGGAGTTCGAGGTGGTCTACGGCGTCGACCTCGGCCCGTTCTTCACCGGCTGGTTCGTCGGCGACCTGGTGGGCGACACCGAGACCACCACGTTCATGTTCCAGTCGGCACGAACGGCCGCGTGGATCAACAACTTCGGTCTGCAGAATCCCGCCACGCACGACATCACCCGCGTCGAGATGAACGTCGCGGTCGAGGCCGCCACCGTGGTGCTCGACGGTCTCGAGCAGGGCAGGATCGTCTGA
- a CDS encoding alpha-ketoacid dehydrogenase subunit beta: MTTTTMTLGSALNAGLRRALERDPKVVIMGEDVGTLGGVFRITDTLQKDFGEGRVIDTPLAESGIVGTAFGMALRGYRPVCEIQFDGFVYPAFDQIVSQVAKIHYRTAGAVVAPLTVRIPYGGGIGAVEHHSESPEVYFTHTAGLRVVSPSTPSDAYWMIQQAVALDDPVIYLEPKHRYWERGEVDTDTAPDLPLTSARVVRSGSDATVVTFGALVGTALRAAEIAETEGHSLEVVDLRSLSPIDFDTIEASVRRTGRLVVVQEAPVFCGIGAEIAARTTERCFYQLEAPVLRVGGFDIPYPPAKLESHHRPDPDRILDAVDRALAA; encoded by the coding sequence ATGACCACCACGACGATGACCCTCGGCAGTGCCCTCAACGCCGGACTCCGCCGCGCACTCGAACGCGACCCCAAGGTCGTCATCATGGGTGAGGACGTCGGCACCCTCGGCGGCGTCTTCCGTATCACCGACACCCTGCAGAAGGATTTCGGTGAGGGTCGCGTGATCGACACTCCCCTCGCCGAATCCGGGATCGTGGGAACGGCCTTCGGAATGGCGCTGCGCGGCTATCGGCCCGTGTGCGAGATCCAGTTCGACGGCTTCGTCTACCCGGCCTTCGACCAGATCGTCTCGCAGGTCGCGAAGATCCACTACCGCACCGCCGGTGCCGTGGTGGCCCCGTTGACCGTCCGGATCCCCTACGGCGGCGGCATCGGTGCGGTCGAACACCATTCGGAATCACCGGAGGTGTACTTCACCCACACCGCGGGTCTGCGGGTCGTGAGCCCGAGCACTCCGTCCGACGCGTACTGGATGATCCAGCAGGCCGTCGCACTCGACGATCCGGTGATCTACCTCGAGCCGAAGCACCGCTACTGGGAACGCGGTGAGGTCGACACGGACACCGCCCCCGACCTCCCGCTCACATCCGCGCGGGTCGTCCGGTCCGGTTCCGACGCGACGGTCGTGACCTTCGGTGCGCTGGTCGGCACGGCGTTGCGCGCAGCCGAGATCGCCGAGACGGAAGGGCATTCGCTCGAGGTCGTCGATCTGAGGTCGCTGTCCCCCATCGACTTCGACACGATCGAGGCCTCGGTGCGACGGACCGGCCGACTCGTCGTCGTGCAGGAGGCGCCGGTCTTCTGCGGCATCGGCGCCGAGATCGCCGCCCGCACGACCGAGCGGTGCTTCTACCAGCTCGAGGCACCGGTCCTGCGGGTCGGCGGATTCGACATCCCCTATCCTCCGGCCAAACTCGAATCCCATCACCGTCCCGACCCGGATCGCATCCTCGATGCGGTCGACCGCGCACTCGCAGCGTGA
- a CDS encoding NAD(P)(+) transhydrogenase (Re/Si-specific) subunit beta: MGYLVSVLYIIAFAMFIYGLSGLTGPKTAVRGNYIAAVGMFIAVVAVLIDIRDTENWGLIIGGLAVGIILGVPPALKTKMTAMPQLVALFNGVGGGTVALIAWAEYLESTSFTTLDDDPTVVMIVGSLFAAIIGSISFWGSLVAFAKLQELLNKNLERKLVASAKLFQLANIVLVLASIAIAVYIGISADGEPLASWWILALLVAAGLMGLFVVLPIGGADMPVVISLLNALTGLSAAAAGLALNNQAMIVAGMIVGASGTILTNLMAKAMNRSIPAIVFGAFGGGEAAAGVASASGGTVKATSASDAAIQMAYANQVIVVPGYGLAVAQAQHAVKEMAALLEDRGVEVKYAIHPVAGRMPGHMNVLLAEADVEYDAMKEMDDINGEFGRTDVTIVIGANDVTNPAARLDSTSPIYGMPILNVDQSKSVIVLKRSMSSGYAGIDNPLFTADNTSMLFGDAKKMVSEVTEELKAL; encoded by the coding sequence ATGGGCTACCTCGTCTCGGTCCTGTACATCATCGCCTTCGCGATGTTCATCTACGGTCTGTCGGGTCTGACGGGCCCGAAGACCGCAGTGCGCGGCAACTACATCGCCGCCGTCGGTATGTTCATCGCGGTCGTCGCGGTGCTCATCGACATTCGTGACACGGAGAACTGGGGTCTGATCATCGGCGGTCTGGCCGTCGGCATCATCCTCGGCGTCCCGCCGGCACTGAAGACCAAGATGACGGCGATGCCGCAGCTGGTCGCGCTGTTCAACGGCGTCGGTGGTGGCACCGTCGCACTCATCGCGTGGGCCGAATATCTCGAGTCCACCAGCTTCACGACGCTCGACGACGACCCGACCGTGGTCATGATCGTCGGTTCGCTGTTCGCCGCGATCATCGGTTCGATCTCGTTCTGGGGTTCGCTCGTCGCCTTCGCGAAGCTGCAGGAACTGCTGAACAAGAATCTCGAGCGCAAGCTCGTCGCGTCGGCGAAGCTGTTCCAGCTCGCCAACATCGTGCTCGTCCTCGCGTCGATCGCCATCGCCGTCTACATCGGCATCAGCGCCGACGGTGAGCCGCTGGCCTCGTGGTGGATCCTAGCGCTGCTCGTCGCCGCCGGCCTGATGGGTCTGTTCGTCGTGCTGCCGATCGGTGGCGCCGACATGCCCGTCGTCATCTCGCTGCTCAACGCCCTGACGGGTCTGTCGGCAGCAGCTGCCGGTCTCGCACTGAACAATCAGGCCATGATCGTCGCGGGCATGATCGTCGGTGCTTCGGGCACCATCTTGACCAACCTCATGGCCAAGGCCATGAACCGGTCGATCCCCGCGATCGTCTTCGGCGCCTTCGGTGGCGGCGAGGCGGCCGCCGGTGTGGCCTCGGCGTCGGGTGGCACGGTCAAGGCCACCTCGGCCTCGGACGCCGCCATCCAGATGGCATACGCCAACCAGGTCATCGTCGTTCCCGGCTACGGTCTGGCCGTCGCCCAGGCGCAGCACGCCGTCAAGGAGATGGCGGCGCTGCTCGAGGACCGCGGTGTCGAGGTCAAGTACGCGATCCACCCGGTCGCCGGTCGTATGCCCGGCCACATGAACGTCCTGCTCGCCGAGGCCGACGTCGAATACGACGCGATGAAGGAGATGGACGACATCAACGGCGAGTTCGGCCGCACCGATGTCACCATCGTCATCGGCGCGAACGACGTCACCAACCCGGCTGCCCGCCTGGACTCGACGAGCCCGATCTACGGCATGCCGATCCTCAACGTCGACCAGTCGAAGTCGGTCATCGTGCTCAAGCGCTCGATGAGCTCCGGTTACGCCGGTATCGACAACCCGCTGTTCACCGCCGACAACACGTCGATGCTGTTCGGTGACGCGAAGAAGATGGTCTCGGAGGTCACCGAGGAACTGAAGGCCCTGTAG
- a CDS encoding dihydrolipoamide acetyltransferase family protein: MTNPTRAVQEFRLPDLGEGLTEADWVQWAVAVGDRVELNQVIGEVETAKATVELPSPYAGTVEELLVEPGQTVPVGAPLLRIVTEDGPAEPTGDSGVPSRPSVLVGYGPGDAPQSRRATRRTSADTGRDSDGDTPPARPDAKPGARKLAALLEVDLDTVTGTGRGGVITRDDVRRTAGHGEEPTAGHGEETTAGHGEEPTAGQSRPPARAPSPERTTRIPVGGVRKRTAEAVSRSAFTAPHASVFLTCDATATVDLVSTLRASPAFEGVRPTALSIVSRALLHAIAAEPSLNAHWDDDAGEIVLHHDVHLGIATATSDGLKVPVVREAQRLSLPHLARSIAEVADRARTGRSTPSELTGSTVSVTNVGVFGVDGGTPILNPGESAILAVGAISDRPWVVDGALAIRKVVTLSLSFDHRLVDGEQAGRALATIGAFLGDPVPMLVADN; the protein is encoded by the coding sequence ATGACGAATCCCACACGTGCAGTACAGGAATTCCGTCTCCCGGATCTCGGTGAGGGACTCACCGAAGCGGACTGGGTGCAGTGGGCCGTCGCGGTCGGCGATCGCGTCGAACTCAACCAGGTCATCGGGGAGGTCGAAACCGCCAAGGCCACGGTGGAACTGCCGTCGCCCTATGCCGGCACGGTCGAGGAACTGCTGGTCGAACCAGGGCAGACGGTGCCGGTCGGGGCACCTCTGCTGCGGATCGTCACCGAGGACGGACCCGCCGAACCGACCGGTGACAGCGGCGTCCCGTCCCGACCGTCGGTGCTCGTCGGTTACGGCCCCGGCGACGCCCCGCAGAGCAGGCGCGCGACCCGCCGTACCTCGGCGGACACCGGGCGGGACAGCGACGGCGACACCCCACCTGCACGACCCGACGCGAAGCCCGGCGCACGCAAACTCGCAGCCCTCCTCGAGGTGGATCTTGACACGGTGACGGGCACCGGCCGAGGTGGGGTGATCACACGCGACGACGTGCGGCGCACCGCCGGGCACGGCGAAGAACCCACCGCCGGGCACGGCGAGGAAACCACCGCCGGGCACGGCGAGGAACCCACCGCCGGACAATCACGCCCACCCGCCCGTGCGCCCTCCCCCGAGAGGACCACGCGGATACCCGTAGGAGGGGTGCGCAAGAGGACCGCCGAGGCCGTCTCCCGCAGCGCCTTCACCGCCCCGCACGCGAGTGTCTTCCTCACGTGCGACGCGACTGCCACCGTCGATCTGGTGTCGACCCTGCGCGCGTCGCCGGCCTTCGAAGGCGTCCGTCCGACGGCGCTGAGCATCGTCTCCCGCGCGCTGTTGCACGCGATCGCGGCCGAACCGTCGCTCAACGCGCACTGGGACGACGACGCAGGTGAGATCGTGCTCCATCACGACGTGCATCTCGGGATCGCCACCGCGACCTCCGACGGCCTGAAGGTCCCGGTGGTCCGGGAGGCCCAGCGCCTGTCGTTGCCGCACCTGGCCCGGTCGATCGCCGAGGTCGCCGACCGCGCGCGGACGGGTCGCTCCACGCCGTCCGAGCTGACGGGTTCGACGGTCTCGGTGACGAACGTCGGGGTGTTCGGGGTGGACGGGGGAACACCGATCCTCAATCCCGGCGAGTCGGCGATCCTCGCCGTCGGTGCGATCTCCGATCGCCCGTGGGTGGTGGACGGTGCTCTTGCGATCCGCAAAGTGGTCACGTTGTCGCTGTCGTTCGATCATCGGCTCGTCGACGGGGAGCAGGCGGGACGGGCACTCGCGACGATCGGCGCTTTCCTCGGCGATCCCGTGCCCATGCTCGTTGCCGACAACTAG
- a CDS encoding acyl-CoA thioesterase, with protein sequence MSNRQPTSPAAPPEPEQFPVLWPMQTRWADNDHYGHVNNVTYYSYFDSAVNGWLISTTGVDIRELDAIGVVAETSCRYLAELSFPDRLQVGLAVERLGTQSITYSLAIFREADDTLIPAATGRFVHVYVDPQTRRPVPIPDQIRKAAAQLATPNAGR encoded by the coding sequence GTGAGCAACCGCCAACCGACGAGCCCAGCCGCCCCGCCTGAGCCGGAGCAGTTCCCGGTGTTGTGGCCCATGCAGACGCGTTGGGCCGACAACGACCATTACGGCCACGTCAACAACGTCACGTACTACTCGTACTTCGACTCGGCGGTCAACGGGTGGCTCATCTCCACCACCGGTGTCGACATCCGCGAACTCGACGCGATCGGGGTCGTGGCCGAGACCTCCTGCCGCTATCTCGCCGAACTGTCCTTCCCCGACCGCCTGCAGGTCGGGCTGGCGGTCGAACGCCTGGGCACACAGTCGATCACCTATTCGCTCGCAATCTTCCGGGAAGCCGACGACACCCTGATCCCCGCGGCGACCGGCCGGTTCGTCCACGTCTACGTCGATCCGCAGACGCGCCGCCCCGTCCCGATCCCCGATCAGATCCGCAAGGCCGCCGCCCAGTTGGCCACCCCGAACGCGGGCCGCTAG
- a CDS encoding sulfurtransferase, producing the protein MSDTPVLLSTVELAEMIEQGRSPVILDVRWALGDRHGRDRFHEGHISGAVYVDLDEDLAAPPAPELGRHPLPDIDRFQATARRWGIDDGALVVAYDDSGDLAAARAWWLLRWAGHTEVRLLDGGLQAWIAGGHPLAAGPGGEKKPGNVTLSPGHMPTIGPDEAATYATHGVLLDARAHARYRGDEEPVDRRAGHIPGAVSAPTTENLRQDGSFLPADQIAYRFSKLGVKRTDVAVYCGSGINAAHEIAALEIAGIGAALYPGSWSQWSADPKREVATGS; encoded by the coding sequence ATGTCCGATACCCCCGTTCTTCTCTCCACCGTCGAACTCGCCGAGATGATCGAGCAGGGCAGATCGCCGGTGATACTCGACGTCCGCTGGGCACTCGGCGACAGGCACGGACGGGACCGATTCCACGAGGGGCACATCAGCGGCGCGGTCTACGTCGACCTGGACGAGGATCTCGCGGCTCCGCCCGCACCCGAACTCGGTCGTCATCCGCTGCCCGACATCGACCGTTTCCAGGCCACCGCACGCCGGTGGGGGATCGACGACGGTGCTCTCGTCGTCGCATACGACGACAGCGGCGATCTCGCCGCGGCCCGCGCGTGGTGGCTGTTGCGCTGGGCCGGGCACACCGAGGTGCGGCTGCTCGACGGCGGACTGCAGGCGTGGATCGCCGGCGGGCACCCTCTCGCCGCAGGACCGGGTGGTGAGAAGAAGCCCGGCAACGTGACGTTGAGCCCCGGCCACATGCCCACGATCGGTCCCGACGAGGCCGCGACCTACGCGACCCACGGAGTTCTGCTCGATGCGCGCGCCCACGCGCGGTACCGCGGCGACGAGGAGCCGGTGGACCGCCGGGCGGGCCACATCCCCGGGGCGGTCAGCGCGCCGACCACCGAGAACCTCCGTCAGGACGGGTCGTTCCTGCCCGCGGATCAGATCGCGTACCGTTTCTCGAAGCTGGGCGTGAAGCGCACCGACGTCGCCGTGTACTGCGGATCGGGAATCAACGCCGCACACGAGATCGCTGCGCTGGAGATCGCGGGCATCGGCGCCGCCCTGTATCCGGGCTCGTGGTCGCAGTGGTCGGCGGACCCGAAGCGGGAGGTTGCTACCGGCAGCTGA
- a CDS encoding HNH endonuclease family protein, giving the protein MVVAVAVSWLWDRTAPGSGTVPGSPTRAEVHVLLEQVTVVEERRKVPGYQRGCDPGERCVFGPAWSDDHPGAGGHDGCDTRNNVLARDLASPTFRAGSDDCVVTSGVLNDPYTGARVEFRRAEANAVHIDHIYPLAAAWDLGAAAWPAERRRRFANDITYNLVAVDGQANLDKRDGTPAQWLPPAPGYRCWFAGRYLTVAVRYALPITVDDHRALVGAAESCP; this is encoded by the coding sequence GTGGTGGTCGCGGTGGCGGTGTCCTGGTTGTGGGACCGCACCGCGCCGGGGTCCGGGACGGTACCGGGCAGCCCCACCCGAGCCGAGGTGCACGTCCTGCTCGAGCAGGTGACGGTGGTCGAGGAGCGCCGGAAGGTGCCCGGCTATCAGCGGGGCTGCGACCCGGGCGAGCGATGCGTGTTCGGTCCGGCCTGGTCCGACGACCACCCCGGTGCCGGCGGGCACGACGGTTGCGACACCCGCAACAACGTCCTCGCGCGCGACCTCGCCTCTCCCACCTTCCGCGCCGGTAGCGACGACTGTGTCGTGACGAGTGGGGTCCTGAACGATCCGTATACCGGGGCGCGCGTGGAGTTCCGGCGTGCCGAGGCGAACGCCGTGCACATCGATCACATCTATCCGCTCGCCGCGGCCTGGGATCTCGGTGCCGCCGCATGGCCCGCCGAACGTCGGCGCCGGTTCGCGAACGACATCACCTACAACCTCGTCGCCGTCGACGGGCAGGCCAACCTCGACAAGCGCGACGGCACACCGGCGCAGTGGCTGCCACCGGCTCCCGGTTACCGCTGCTGGTTCGCCGGCCGGTACCTGACCGTCGCGGTGCGCTATGCGTTGCCGATCACGGTCGACGACCACCGCGCCTTGGTGGGCGCGGCGGAGTCGTGCCCGTGA
- the pdhA gene encoding pyruvate dehydrogenase (acetyl-transferring) E1 component subunit alpha, producing MVVPTAYPVQLIQPDGRRVLDTEYGPLVADVGPDELRGLYRDMVVARRVDAEATALQRQGELGLWAPLQGQEAAQVGSARALAPDDYVFTSYREHAVALCRGVDPADMTRLWRGCGLSGWDPKTVATTNPAIVVGAQGLHATGYAMGAKLDGAEIATVVYFGDGATSQGDISEAMVFSVSWGVGVVFICQNNHWAISAPTHVQSPVPLAGRAAGFGMPAVQVDGNDVLAVLAVTRRAVRHAREGAGPFFIEALTYRMGPHTTSDDPTRYRTPADLEEWKARDPIDRLRRLLEREGHADDDFFDEVRTAADDTAMRLRRGTLGMPDPEPAALFDHVYATEHPLVEQERADYAEYLASFGPTEEARR from the coding sequence ATGGTTGTACCGACCGCCTATCCGGTCCAATTGATCCAACCCGACGGGCGACGCGTCCTCGACACCGAGTACGGCCCACTCGTCGCCGATGTCGGCCCCGACGAACTGCGCGGGCTCTACCGCGACATGGTCGTCGCGCGACGCGTCGACGCTGAGGCGACGGCTCTTCAACGGCAGGGTGAACTCGGCCTCTGGGCGCCGCTCCAGGGCCAGGAGGCCGCGCAGGTCGGCTCCGCCCGGGCACTCGCGCCCGACGACTACGTCTTCACCAGCTACCGCGAGCACGCCGTCGCGTTGTGCCGCGGTGTCGATCCCGCCGACATGACACGCCTGTGGCGTGGGTGCGGACTGTCCGGATGGGATCCGAAGACGGTCGCCACCACCAACCCCGCGATCGTCGTCGGAGCCCAGGGCCTGCACGCCACCGGTTACGCGATGGGCGCGAAGCTCGACGGAGCCGAGATCGCCACCGTCGTGTACTTCGGAGACGGCGCCACGAGCCAGGGCGACATCTCGGAGGCGATGGTCTTCTCCGTCAGCTGGGGCGTCGGCGTGGTGTTCATCTGCCAGAACAACCACTGGGCGATCAGCGCGCCCACCCACGTGCAGAGCCCTGTCCCCCTCGCAGGGCGCGCTGCCGGATTCGGGATGCCGGCCGTGCAGGTCGACGGCAACGACGTCCTCGCGGTCCTGGCGGTGACTCGGCGTGCCGTCCGGCATGCCCGCGAGGGTGCCGGCCCGTTCTTCATCGAGGCCCTCACCTACCGTATGGGTCCGCACACGACCTCCGACGACCCCACCCGCTACCGAACACCCGCCGATCTCGAGGAGTGGAAGGCACGCGATCCCATCGATCGGTTGCGACGATTGCTCGAACGCGAAGGGCACGCCGACGACGACTTCTTCGACGAGGTCCGGACGGCCGCCGACGACACGGCGATGCGGCTCCGGCGCGGCACACTCGGGATGCCCGACCCCGAACCCGCTGCCCTGTTCGACCACGTCTACGCCACCGAGCATCCGCTCGTCGAACAGGAACGTGCGGACTACGCCGAGTACCTGGCGAGTTTCGGCCCCACGGAGGAGGCGCGACGATGA
- a CDS encoding Lrp/AsnC family transcriptional regulator: MTSLDATDARLLLELTRTPRATGVELAQRLGLSRNTVQARLARWEAEGVLASFDRRVDPVSLGYPLAAYVATRVDQHRLDEVVDELAQIPEVTEVYGLTGQIDLSVKVVARDADDLYRLAGRILKIRGVERTDMSLVMQDLVPQRTAPLLARAAGRSGDEA; this comes from the coding sequence ATGACCAGTCTGGATGCCACCGATGCGCGTCTGCTGCTCGAACTCACGCGCACACCGCGGGCCACAGGAGTCGAGCTGGCGCAGCGTCTCGGGTTGTCCCGCAACACCGTCCAGGCGCGCCTTGCCCGATGGGAAGCAGAGGGTGTGCTCGCCTCGTTCGACCGGCGGGTGGATCCCGTCAGCCTGGGGTATCCGCTCGCCGCCTACGTGGCCACCCGCGTCGATCAGCACCGTCTCGACGAGGTCGTCGACGAACTCGCACAGATCCCCGAGGTCACCGAGGTCTACGGGTTGACGGGGCAGATCGACCTGTCGGTGAAGGTGGTCGCCCGCGACGCCGACGACCTCTATCGGCTCGCGGGCCGGATCCTGAAGATCCGCGGTGTCGAACGCACGGACATGTCGCTGGTCATGCAGGACCTCGTCCCGCAGCGCACGGCTCCGCTGCTGGCCCGGGCGGCCGGGCGCAGCGGAGACGAGGCCTAG
- a CDS encoding shikimate 5-dehydrogenase has product MLERISKDTRLCISMSGRPSNIGTRFHNHLYEELGLDFVYKAFAPANIEDAVAGIRGLGIRGAGVSMPFKEAVLPLVDVLHDSARAIESVNTIVNDDGVLHAYNTDYQAVSDLLVEHGVDSALPVTVVGSGGMAKAVTAALRHNGFTDGTIVARNGDTGRPLARKYGYEWRADTSDVAPGLIVNATPIGMAGGAESDDLPLPHDFVAAASTVFDVVAVPPDTPLVRFAREHDIPVITGDEVIALQAALQFELYTGVTPTREQVRRASEYSRS; this is encoded by the coding sequence ATGCTCGAGCGCATCTCCAAGGACACCCGGCTGTGCATCTCGATGTCCGGCCGCCCCAGCAACATCGGCACCCGGTTCCACAACCATCTCTACGAGGAACTCGGTCTCGACTTCGTCTACAAGGCGTTCGCGCCCGCGAACATCGAGGACGCCGTGGCGGGGATACGCGGCCTGGGCATCCGCGGCGCGGGAGTGTCGATGCCGTTCAAGGAAGCCGTGCTGCCCCTCGTCGACGTGCTGCACGATTCGGCGCGGGCCATCGAGTCCGTGAACACGATCGTCAACGACGACGGCGTCCTGCACGCCTACAACACCGACTATCAGGCGGTGAGCGACCTGCTTGTCGAGCACGGCGTCGACTCCGCCCTGCCGGTCACGGTGGTGGGCAGCGGCGGCATGGCGAAGGCGGTGACAGCGGCGCTGCGCCACAACGGATTCACCGACGGGACGATCGTCGCGCGCAACGGGGACACCGGACGACCGCTCGCACGCAAGTACGGCTACGAATGGCGCGCCGACACGAGCGACGTCGCACCCGGGCTGATCGTCAACGCCACTCCGATCGGGATGGCGGGCGGCGCCGAATCGGACGACCTGCCGCTCCCCCACGACTTCGTGGCCGCAGCGTCGACGGTCTTCGACGTCGTGGCCGTTCCGCCGGACACCCCGCTCGTCCGATTCGCCCGCGAGCACGACATCCCGGTGATCACAGGCGACGAGGTCATCGCGCTGCAGGCCGCGTTGCAGTTCGAGCTCTATACGGGAGTGACCCCGACGCGCGAGCAGGTGCGTCGCGCGTCGGAGTACTCCCGTTCCTGA
- a CDS encoding enoyl-CoA hydratase/isomerase family protein, with amino-acid sequence MGDDLGAGGLRFEREGAIGWCIIDRPAARNAFTPAMYYGLKRAVRLVNSDPDLAALVITGVDDVFAPGGDLGGRAEPGDDLPEGLSGVDVVPFLTIRDSRAPVISAVNGICQAGGLLVAMMSDIAVASERATFRVPELLRGIPDATFAAALPAHVGLAAARDLLLSARVFDAHEAQRLGVISRVVPHEHLREAALEAARQVLRTAPIARAQVKRMLNERYGQFDYQTMFGALETSPEPREGMRAFMEKREPDWIPRNLPA; translated from the coding sequence ATGGGAGACGATCTGGGTGCAGGTGGACTGAGATTCGAACGGGAAGGCGCGATCGGCTGGTGCATCATCGACCGGCCCGCAGCACGCAACGCGTTCACCCCGGCGATGTACTACGGGCTCAAACGTGCGGTGCGACTGGTCAATTCCGACCCCGACCTCGCAGCCCTCGTCATCACCGGTGTCGACGACGTCTTCGCGCCCGGCGGTGATCTCGGCGGTCGCGCCGAACCCGGCGACGATCTGCCCGAGGGCCTCTCGGGAGTGGACGTCGTCCCGTTCCTCACCATCCGCGACAGTCGCGCCCCCGTCATCTCCGCCGTCAACGGCATCTGCCAGGCCGGGGGACTGCTGGTCGCGATGATGTCCGACATCGCGGTCGCCAGCGAACGCGCGACCTTCCGTGTCCCCGAACTCCTCCGGGGCATCCCCGACGCGACCTTCGCCGCCGCGCTGCCCGCGCACGTCGGTCTCGCCGCCGCCCGCGACCTGCTGTTGTCGGCGCGGGTCTTCGACGCCCACGAGGCGCAGCGCCTGGGTGTCATCTCCCGCGTCGTCCCGCACGAACACCTGCGCGAGGCCGCACTCGAGGCCGCCCGGCAAGTTCTGCGCACCGCACCCATCGCGCGCGCCCAGGTCAAGCGCATGCTCAACGAGCGCTACGGACAGTTCGACTACCAGACGATGTTCGGGGCACTCGAGACCTCACCCGAACCCCGCGAAGGGATGCGGGCGTTCATGGAGAAGCGCGAACCCGACTGGATCCCGCGCAACCTCCCCGCCTGA